A single genomic interval of Agarivorans aestuarii harbors:
- the ffh gene encoding signal recognition particle protein encodes MFENLSDRLSKSLKNISGRGRLTEDNIKDTLREVRMALLEADVALPVVREFVKKVKERALGQEVNKSLSPGQVFVKIVQQELESAMGESNEILNLAAQPPAVVMMAGLQGAGKTTSVAKLAKYLKEREKKKVMVVSADVYRPAAIKQLETLATEVDAIFFPSNEKQNPVDIVNGAIAEARTQFADVLLVDTAGRLHVDEDMMDEIKALHQAVEPVETLFVVDAMTGQDAANTAQAFNEALPLTGVILTKTDGDARGGAALSIRHITGKPIKFMGVGEKTDALEPFHPDRIASRILGMGDVLSLIEEVERKVDKDQAQKLAKKVQKGKGFDLEDFREQLVQMKSMGGMMGMMDKLPGMGQVPDNVKDQMNDKLTNQMEAIINSMTPGERQRPDIIKGSRKRRIAAGSGTQIQDVNKLLKQFTQMQKMMKKMSGKGGMRKMMSQMKGMMPPGGMGGFGGGGRGPGRF; translated from the coding sequence ATGTTTGAAAACTTATCTGATCGACTCTCGAAATCCTTAAAGAATATCAGCGGCCGCGGCCGACTGACCGAAGACAACATTAAAGATACGCTACGCGAAGTGCGTATGGCCTTGTTGGAAGCGGATGTAGCCTTACCCGTAGTTCGCGAGTTTGTTAAAAAAGTAAAAGAACGTGCTTTAGGCCAAGAAGTTAATAAAAGCCTAAGCCCAGGCCAAGTATTCGTTAAGATTGTTCAGCAAGAACTCGAATCTGCCATGGGCGAATCTAACGAAATCCTAAATCTCGCAGCTCAACCTCCAGCAGTAGTTATGATGGCTGGTTTACAAGGTGCCGGTAAAACCACCTCTGTAGCTAAGTTAGCCAAGTACCTAAAAGAGCGCGAAAAGAAAAAAGTAATGGTTGTGAGCGCCGATGTTTATCGCCCCGCTGCGATTAAACAGCTTGAGACGCTAGCCACTGAAGTTGACGCTATTTTCTTTCCAAGTAATGAAAAGCAAAACCCGGTTGATATTGTAAATGGCGCAATAGCCGAAGCCAGAACCCAGTTTGCCGATGTATTGTTAGTTGATACCGCTGGTCGTTTACATGTTGATGAAGACATGATGGACGAAATTAAAGCCCTTCATCAGGCAGTTGAACCTGTAGAAACCTTGTTTGTGGTAGATGCCATGACCGGTCAAGATGCCGCTAATACTGCTCAGGCCTTTAATGAAGCCTTACCGCTTACCGGTGTAATCTTAACTAAAACCGATGGTGATGCGCGTGGTGGTGCGGCTTTATCGATTCGTCATATTACCGGTAAGCCAATTAAATTTATGGGTGTGGGTGAGAAAACTGACGCCTTAGAACCGTTCCATCCTGATCGTATCGCTTCGCGTATTTTAGGCATGGGCGATGTGCTTTCTCTTATTGAAGAAGTAGAGCGCAAAGTTGATAAAGACCAAGCGCAAAAGCTGGCTAAGAAAGTTCAAAAAGGTAAAGGCTTCGATTTAGAAGACTTTCGTGAGCAATTAGTCCAGATGAAAAGCATGGGCGGTATGATGGGCATGATGGATAAACTGCCTGGCATGGGGCAAGTACCCGACAATGTTAAAGATCAGATGAATGATAAGCTTACTAACCAAATGGAAGCGATTATCAACTCTATGACTCCAGGCGAGCGCCAACGTCCAGACATTATTAAAGGCTCGCGTAAACGCCGAATTGCTGCTGGTTCTGGTACCCAGATCCAAGATGTGAACAAGTTGCTTAAGCAGTTCACTCAAATGCAAAAAATGATGAAGAAGATGTCTGGTAAAGGCGGCATGCGCAAAATGATGAGCCAAATGAAAGGCATGATGCCTCCAGGTGGTATGGGCGGATTTGGCGGCGGTGGCCGTGGTCCAGGTCGCTTCTAA
- a CDS encoding cytochrome C assembly family protein — protein sequence MNLLVLPTTVFYLLAAYVCITGLLNKQSGANKWLWLSAGCAMLLHGIWEVEHLFLAQGQDLSLFNVAGLVSLLIALTVTALAKPFKLWFVLPVVYLFSIVSMLLAVMIPSDYIIHLELKPQVLIHISVALAAFTILMIASLYSLQMAYLDWTLKRHKPGAIHPAMPSLMSIEKQLFTLIRVGLILLSISLLSGFVFLTDFFANGRGHKAIFSLIAWFIYASLLWGHHYRGWRGKLVVILTVIGSILLSLAYFGSRFVKEIILN from the coding sequence ATGAATCTATTGGTACTTCCTACCACCGTGTTTTATCTGCTGGCCGCCTACGTATGTATTACTGGCTTGCTGAATAAACAAAGCGGTGCCAACAAATGGCTATGGCTAAGCGCAGGCTGCGCGATGTTGCTGCATGGCATTTGGGAAGTGGAGCATTTATTTTTGGCTCAAGGCCAAGATTTAAGCCTATTTAACGTTGCTGGCTTAGTTAGTTTGTTAATTGCACTTACCGTTACAGCCTTAGCGAAGCCCTTCAAACTATGGTTTGTATTGCCTGTTGTTTACCTATTTTCCATTGTTAGCATGCTGCTAGCGGTAATGATACCTAGTGACTACATCATTCATTTAGAGCTAAAACCTCAAGTTCTGATTCATATTAGCGTTGCCCTGGCTGCGTTTACAATATTAATGATTGCCAGCTTATACTCCCTGCAGATGGCCTACTTGGACTGGACGTTAAAACGGCATAAACCCGGCGCGATTCACCCTGCTATGCCTTCACTGATGAGCATTGAAAAACAGCTATTTACCTTAATTCGAGTGGGCTTAATTTTACTCAGCATCTCTTTATTAAGTGGCTTTGTTTTTTTAACCGACTTTTTTGCCAACGGTCGCGGCCATAAAGCAATATTCAGCCTAATCGCTTGGTTTATCTACGCTAGCCTACTTTGGGGCCACCACTATCGTGGTTGGCGAGGCAAATTAGTGGTGATCTTGACGGTAATTGGTTCTATCTTGCTGAGTTTGGCCTATTTTGGCTCACGCTTTGTTAAGGAAATCATCCTCAACTAA
- a CDS encoding HlyC/CorC family transporter — protein MDDISTSSLLLLLVFLIICSAFFSSSETGMMSLNRYRLRHLVNTKHKAASRVDKLLDRPDRLIGLILIGNNLVNIFASAIATIIGLRLFGDVGVAIATLALTFVILIFAEVTPKTMAALYPEKIAFPASILLRPLMKLLFPFIWATNGVTNGLLRLLGVNPTNKEDEALNPEELRTVVDQAGTLIPKRHQDMLLSILDLEKVTVDDIMIPRNEIAAIDINDDWDSILRQLTQSTHTKILLFRDTIDDSVGFVHSRDSLRLLSREQFDKTSMLRAAKEIYFIPEGTPLNVQLLKFQRRKERIGLIVDEYGDIQGLVTLEDILEEIVGDFTTSIAPDPSEEIHPQIDGSYLIDGTVNIRDLNKEMSWSLPIDGPKTLNGLIVEHLEDIPEANLCLRLAGYPIEIVEIENNTVSLARVIPAFYKQPKK, from the coding sequence TTGGACGACATATCTACAAGTAGCTTACTGCTACTTCTCGTGTTCCTCATAATTTGCTCTGCTTTCTTTTCTAGCTCCGAAACTGGCATGATGTCGCTTAACCGCTATCGCCTGCGCCATCTAGTTAATACTAAGCACAAGGCTGCTAGTCGAGTTGATAAACTTCTGGATCGCCCCGACCGGTTGATAGGTTTAATTCTTATCGGCAATAATTTAGTGAACATTTTTGCCTCGGCAATTGCCACTATTATTGGCTTACGTTTATTTGGTGATGTAGGAGTGGCGATTGCTACGCTTGCGCTTACATTTGTGATTTTAATTTTTGCTGAAGTCACGCCAAAAACCATGGCTGCGCTCTACCCTGAAAAAATTGCCTTTCCAGCGTCTATTTTGCTAAGACCATTGATGAAGCTATTGTTCCCATTTATTTGGGCCACCAATGGCGTCACTAATGGTCTACTGCGCTTATTGGGGGTAAACCCTACCAATAAAGAGGACGAAGCGCTGAATCCTGAAGAGTTACGCACCGTTGTTGACCAAGCGGGCACGCTAATACCCAAACGTCACCAAGACATGTTGCTAAGCATTTTGGACTTAGAAAAGGTTACGGTTGACGACATAATGATCCCGCGCAACGAAATTGCTGCCATCGACATTAACGATGATTGGGACAGTATTTTGCGCCAGCTCACGCAAAGCACTCATACTAAGATTTTGCTGTTTCGCGATACCATTGATGACTCGGTAGGCTTTGTACACTCACGTGACTCCCTGCGACTATTGTCCCGAGAGCAGTTTGATAAAACCTCTATGCTGCGTGCCGCCAAGGAGATTTACTTTATCCCAGAAGGCACACCGCTAAATGTTCAGTTATTAAAGTTCCAGCGCCGTAAAGAGCGTATTGGGCTTATTGTGGATGAATACGGCGACATTCAAGGCTTGGTGACTTTAGAAGACATTCTTGAAGAAATTGTTGGTGACTTTACCACTAGCATTGCCCCTGACCCTAGTGAAGAAATCCATCCACAAATTGATGGCAGTTACTTAATCGACGGCACAGTGAACATTCGAGACTTGAATAAGGAAATGAGCTGGAGCTTACCTATCGATGGTCCAAAAACACTCAATGGCTTGATTGTGGAGCACTTAGAAGACATTCCCGAAGCTAACTTGTGTTTACGTTTAGCAGGCTACCCTATCGAAATTGTCGAAATAGAAAATAATACCGTGAGCCTAGCGCGTGTGATACCGGCGTTTTACAAACAGCCAAAAAAATAA
- the luxS gene encoding S-ribosylhomocysteine lyase — protein MPLLDSFTVDHTRMHAPAVRVAKTMSTPSKDTITVFDLRYCVPNEEILSEKGIHTLEHLYAGFMREHLNSADVEIIDISPMGCRTGFYMSLIGSPNEQQVADAWLASMNDVLGVANQNDIPELNEYQCGTYAMHSLDEAKSIAKNIIERGISVNKNDELGLSDEILGKL, from the coding sequence ATGCCTTTATTAGATAGTTTTACCGTAGACCATACTCGCATGCACGCACCAGCAGTGCGCGTAGCCAAAACCATGTCTACCCCAAGCAAAGACACTATTACTGTATTTGATCTACGTTACTGTGTGCCTAACGAAGAGATTTTGTCTGAGAAAGGTATTCATACCTTAGAGCACCTTTATGCCGGCTTTATGCGTGAGCATTTAAACTCCGCCGATGTAGAAATTATCGACATTTCACCAATGGGTTGTCGTACCGGTTTTTACATGAGCTTAATTGGTAGCCCTAACGAGCAGCAAGTTGCTGATGCTTGGTTAGCTTCTATGAACGATGTACTTGGCGTTGCTAATCAAAATGACATTCCAGAGCTTAATGAATACCAATGTGGTACTTACGCTATGCACTCTTTAGATGAAGCTAAGAGCATTGCTAAAAACATCATCGAACGTGGTATTAGCGTGAACAAAAATGATGAACTGGGATTATCTGACGAGATCCTAGGTAAGCTTTAA
- the gshA gene encoding glutamate--cysteine ligase gives MTQQFTTRLTQLSAAMANTGVLGIKRGIEREALRICEQGNLATNGHPKALGAALTHPLITTDYAETLLEFITPVSDSVEQVLSRLTDIHHETLKQLDGQRLWPLSMPCYIGDEQDIVLADYGQSNIGKMKHAYRQGLRHRYGSAMQVISGVHYNFSLPQSFWQQLQQVDGDQQPLSDYISQRYMGLIRNFYRYGWMVAYLYGASPALCGSFMNAGESQLAFQKMGKGTLYLPYATSLRLSDLGYTSSAQHDLDINYNSVSEYVQSVRKAVSSHSEEFANIGVKVDGEYRQLNANILQIENELYAPIRAKRVAKSGQTPSQALAEDGIEYIEIRALDVNPFDAVGVTEAQVRVIDSLLLACVLMDSPEMCKAELQSCRDNFNAVAIEGRNPELSLTIAGEQQSLPVHIESLLAKMQQAAQLLDTQRPEPDFSASLVQAIADVANDNTYSSRFLRLLKSQSVDNSNLGLQWAAQYREEMLGHKANNWQDQDFSAMAEQSFAEQQAIEASDDLDFDHFLTKYFENANK, from the coding sequence TTGACTCAACAGTTTACTACTCGGCTGACGCAATTGAGCGCAGCAATGGCGAATACCGGTGTGCTTGGCATTAAACGCGGTATTGAACGTGAAGCTTTACGTATTTGCGAGCAAGGAAATCTTGCGACCAATGGCCACCCTAAAGCACTAGGCGCAGCGCTAACTCACCCCCTCATCACTACCGATTATGCGGAAACTTTATTGGAGTTTATTACTCCGGTTTCTGACAGTGTTGAGCAGGTATTATCGCGTCTTACCGATATCCACCATGAGACGCTAAAGCAGCTTGATGGACAACGTTTATGGCCTTTAAGCATGCCTTGTTACATTGGTGACGAGCAAGACATTGTATTGGCTGATTATGGCCAATCGAATATCGGTAAGATGAAACACGCTTACCGTCAGGGGCTTCGTCATCGCTATGGCAGCGCCATGCAGGTGATCTCGGGTGTGCACTATAACTTCTCTTTGCCGCAAAGCTTTTGGCAACAATTACAGCAAGTAGATGGCGACCAACAGCCTTTATCAGATTATATTTCGCAGCGCTATATGGGCTTAATTCGTAACTTTTATCGTTATGGTTGGATGGTGGCTTATCTTTATGGCGCTTCGCCGGCTCTGTGTGGTTCGTTCATGAACGCTGGCGAGAGCCAACTGGCCTTCCAAAAAATGGGTAAAGGTACTCTTTATTTGCCTTATGCCACTTCATTGCGTTTGAGTGATTTGGGTTACACCAGTTCGGCCCAGCACGACTTAGATATCAACTACAACAGCGTGAGCGAGTACGTTCAAAGCGTGCGTAAAGCGGTGAGTTCTCATTCTGAAGAGTTTGCCAATATTGGGGTTAAAGTTGATGGCGAGTATCGCCAGCTAAATGCCAATATACTGCAGATTGAAAATGAGTTGTATGCGCCGATTCGCGCTAAGCGTGTTGCTAAGTCAGGGCAAACACCTTCTCAAGCCTTAGCTGAAGATGGTATTGAATACATCGAGATTAGAGCATTAGATGTTAACCCCTTTGATGCGGTAGGTGTAACCGAGGCGCAGGTGAGAGTGATAGATAGTTTGTTACTTGCCTGTGTACTGATGGACTCTCCCGAAATGTGTAAAGCCGAGTTGCAATCCTGTCGCGACAACTTTAACGCCGTGGCCATTGAAGGACGTAACCCTGAATTGTCACTGACTATCGCCGGGGAACAACAAAGCTTGCCGGTGCATATCGAAAGCTTGCTGGCTAAGATGCAACAGGCCGCTCAACTGCTTGATACTCAGCGCCCTGAACCGGATTTTAGCGCATCACTAGTGCAGGCGATTGCCGATGTAGCAAATGACAATACCTACTCTTCACGTTTTCTGCGTTTGTTAAAATCACAATCAGTAGATAACAGCAACTTGGGCTTGCAATGGGCTGCACAATATCGCGAAGAGATGCTTGGTCATAAGGCTAATAACTGGCAAGATCAAGACTTTAGCGCGATGGCTGAACAAAGCTTTGCTGAGCAACAAGCAATAGAAGCTAGTGATGACCTCGATTTTGACCACTTTTTAACTAAGTATTTTGAGAATGCCAATAAGTAG
- a CDS encoding M16 family metallopeptidase yields MLRWLSVLSILWLAACTQIDPKSSLELPKGVELIETSQANNSDIQIAYKKYRLANGLTVLLYQDDNAPLAHVDITYHVGSNREEPGKSGFAHFFEHMMFQGSKHVGDQEHFRIINEAGGTMNGSTTKDRTNYYQTVPANQLEKVLWLEADRMGFLLEAVSQKKFEIQRDTVKNERAQRVDNAPYGLLSERVDEALYPREHPYSWQPIGYIEDLNRVDVNDLKAFFLRWYGPNNAVLSIGGDIDETQSLEWISQYFGDIPSGPEIPKITPSPAKLSETRYISLEDRVHIPLLYISYPTVYAGAEDEVALDMFAEILGGGKSSLLHQSLVESGKALSAGSSHYCREMACTLSIYVRANPQAGLTLAQLEQDVDQAINDFAERGVNAEDLQRVRSSLKASTIYSLESVSDVVTQLAFGETFFEQPLYISEVLQQFQNVNDQQVQQAYQHYILNKPRVVMSVVPRGQSQLIAAEDNFTPAPRTLPEQQHIEDSELALREVKDDFDRSIEPPSGPAVAVKLPKLWHAELTNGLQVLGTSEQPTPTVTLQFRMPGGSISEPKGKEGLAKLTAQMLMQSTQQTAAAELSDQLTELGASVSFSGGLYSQNISLSSLTENLPQVLEILQQRLLTPAFDSAEFEREKARHLQSIEQKFNQPNWLASIASQSLFFGEGSRLATSSWGSRDSIAALSLEDVKHFWHQHYQPKGSQLVAVSNLNQTEIEQALQPLQQQWQGEASKAAHLTAKPSAKNNTIYLLDKPGAVQSVIRIGRLAMPYDATGEYFKANLMNFNFGGNFNSRINMNLREDKGYTYGVSSGFGGFKDSGSFVISTDVRQDATASAIQELLAELEAYSKSGPSDEELSYMRSAVSQQEALAYATPSQKASFLMQMLAFDLGPEFVATQNQITANISQAELQQLAAKYFSPKEMIVVVVGDKQQLLPELKKIGMPVQELAL; encoded by the coding sequence GTGCTTAGATGGTTAAGTGTGCTTAGCATTCTGTGGTTAGCTGCTTGTACTCAGATAGACCCTAAATCTTCGCTTGAGCTACCCAAGGGTGTGGAGTTAATTGAAACCTCGCAGGCCAATAATAGCGACATCCAGATAGCTTACAAAAAGTATCGTTTAGCCAATGGCTTAACGGTATTGCTCTACCAAGATGATAACGCGCCCTTGGCGCATGTAGATATTACTTATCACGTTGGTTCCAATCGCGAAGAGCCGGGCAAGTCTGGCTTTGCCCACTTCTTTGAACATATGATGTTTCAAGGCTCAAAACACGTAGGCGACCAAGAGCATTTCCGCATTATTAACGAAGCGGGTGGAACCATGAATGGCTCCACAACCAAAGATCGCACAAATTACTATCAAACCGTACCCGCTAACCAGCTAGAAAAAGTGCTGTGGTTAGAAGCTGATCGAATGGGCTTTTTGCTTGAGGCTGTAAGCCAGAAGAAGTTCGAAATCCAGCGTGATACGGTGAAAAATGAGCGCGCTCAGCGCGTAGATAACGCGCCCTATGGTCTGTTGTCTGAACGCGTAGACGAAGCCCTTTATCCTCGAGAACATCCCTATTCGTGGCAGCCAATTGGCTATATTGAAGATCTAAATCGGGTAGACGTAAACGACCTTAAGGCGTTTTTCCTACGTTGGTACGGGCCCAATAATGCAGTGCTAAGCATTGGAGGCGATATAGATGAGACTCAAAGCTTAGAATGGATTAGCCAGTACTTTGGTGACATTCCAAGCGGCCCTGAGATCCCCAAAATTACCCCAAGCCCAGCGAAGTTAAGCGAAACACGTTATATCTCTTTAGAAGATCGTGTTCATATCCCTCTGCTCTATATCAGCTATCCAACTGTGTATGCCGGCGCTGAAGACGAAGTTGCTCTAGATATGTTTGCCGAGATCTTAGGTGGTGGCAAAAGCTCGTTACTGCATCAATCATTGGTTGAATCAGGTAAAGCCTTATCTGCTGGCAGCTCCCATTATTGTCGTGAAATGGCGTGTACCTTGTCTATATACGTACGCGCTAATCCGCAGGCCGGTTTAACCTTGGCTCAGCTAGAACAAGATGTTGACCAAGCCATTAATGACTTTGCAGAGCGTGGAGTGAATGCTGAAGACTTGCAGCGCGTTCGCTCATCGCTTAAAGCTTCTACTATCTACAGTTTAGAGAGTGTTTCAGATGTGGTGACTCAGCTTGCCTTTGGCGAAACTTTCTTTGAGCAGCCCTTGTATATCAGTGAAGTATTACAACAGTTTCAAAACGTTAATGACCAGCAGGTACAGCAAGCTTACCAGCACTACATATTAAACAAACCTCGAGTGGTGATGAGTGTTGTACCAAGAGGGCAAAGCCAGTTAATTGCAGCTGAAGACAACTTTACCCCTGCGCCGCGCACCCTACCTGAGCAGCAGCACATTGAAGACAGCGAACTAGCACTGCGTGAAGTAAAAGATGACTTTGACCGCAGCATTGAGCCTCCTTCCGGCCCCGCTGTAGCAGTTAAATTACCTAAATTATGGCATGCAGAGTTAACTAACGGCTTACAAGTATTAGGGACATCTGAGCAGCCCACCCCCACGGTTACCCTGCAGTTTAGGATGCCCGGCGGTAGTATTTCGGAACCCAAAGGCAAAGAAGGTCTGGCTAAGCTAACGGCGCAAATGTTGATGCAAAGCACCCAGCAAACTGCTGCCGCTGAGTTATCTGATCAACTTACCGAGTTGGGCGCGTCGGTCAGCTTTAGTGGCGGGCTGTATAGTCAAAATATTAGTCTGTCTTCATTAACCGAGAACTTGCCACAGGTGCTGGAAATTTTGCAGCAGCGTTTATTAACTCCCGCTTTTGATAGTGCAGAGTTTGAGCGTGAAAAAGCCCGTCACTTGCAAAGTATTGAGCAGAAGTTTAATCAGCCAAATTGGCTAGCCAGTATTGCTAGTCAAAGCTTGTTCTTTGGTGAGGGCAGTCGCCTAGCAACCTCGAGTTGGGGGAGTCGCGATAGCATAGCTGCGCTTTCTCTTGAAGATGTGAAGCATTTTTGGCATCAGCATTACCAACCCAAGGGCAGCCAGTTGGTTGCTGTAAGCAACCTCAATCAAACTGAGATTGAACAGGCATTGCAACCTTTACAGCAACAATGGCAAGGCGAGGCCAGCAAGGCTGCTCATTTAACGGCGAAACCTTCTGCAAAGAACAACACCATTTATCTGCTAGATAAACCAGGTGCTGTACAGTCGGTGATTCGTATTGGTCGTTTAGCGATGCCTTACGATGCTACTGGTGAGTATTTCAAAGCCAACTTAATGAACTTTAACTTTGGCGGTAACTTCAATAGTCGAATTAACATGAACTTACGCGAAGACAAAGGTTATACCTATGGCGTAAGTAGTGGATTTGGTGGTTTTAAAGATAGCGGTAGTTTTGTTATCTCAACCGATGTGCGACAAGACGCCACCGCATCAGCGATTCAAGAGCTGTTGGCCGAGCTAGAAGCTTACTCAAAAAGTGGTCCAAGCGATGAAGAGTTGTCTTATATGCGCAGTGCAGTATCCCAGCAAGAGGCTTTGGCCTACGCAACACCATCGCAGAAAGCCTCATTTTTGATGCAAATGTTGGCCTTTGATTTGGGGCCAGAATTTGTCGCCACTCAGAATCAAATTACTGCCAATATTAGCCAAGCTGAATTACAGCAATTGGCGGCGAAGTATTTTTCACCCAAAGAAATGATCGTGGTGGTAGTGGGCGATAAACAGCAACTATTACCAGAGCTAAAGAAAATAGGTATGCCAGTTCAAGAACTTGCATTGTAA
- a CDS encoding YqaA family protein: MLVLLFFSAFVSATLLPGSSEVVLLGLASQVPEQWLSLLVVATLGNTLGGLVTFAMGWGAFYFGNRHFSWLPNLNEQAEAKPWLVKYGAWSLLMSWAPVIGDALCFVAGAAKLPVWQSTVAMLIGKAIRYALLLALGNAVVSF, encoded by the coding sequence TTGTTAGTCCTATTGTTTTTTAGCGCCTTTGTATCAGCCACCTTATTACCTGGCAGCTCAGAAGTCGTATTGCTGGGTTTGGCCAGCCAAGTTCCGGAGCAGTGGCTTAGCTTGTTAGTTGTGGCTACCTTAGGTAATACCCTAGGTGGCTTAGTAACCTTTGCCATGGGGTGGGGGGCTTTTTACTTTGGTAACAGACATTTCAGTTGGTTACCTAACTTGAATGAACAAGCCGAGGCGAAGCCTTGGTTGGTCAAATACGGCGCCTGGAGCTTATTGATGAGTTGGGCACCAGTAATTGGCGATGCGCTTTGTTTTGTAGCGGGCGCAGCTAAACTTCCAGTTTGGCAAAGCACCGTTGCCATGCTTATTGGCAAAGCGATCCGTTACGCTTTGCTATTAGCATTAGGTAATGCAGTTGTGAGTTTTTAG
- a CDS encoding beta-phosphoglucomutase family hydrolase has protein sequence MNFQDYQNYAAFIFDMDGTLIDSMQHHQNAWQSALDQFSIPFSSEQMLAMSGWPTLQTVENLLADTHIKGIDVQQVVDAKELRYHQLVNSEIQPTPLIKVYEHFLGEKLMAVGTGASQQQAEMILSKLGIADKLQAIVGADLVAKHKPAPDTFLKCAELMQAEPQACLVFEDADAGIEAAKAAGMAVVDVRNLWPANYFVD, from the coding sequence ATGAACTTCCAAGATTACCAAAACTATGCCGCTTTTATTTTTGATATGGATGGAACCTTGATTGATTCCATGCAGCATCATCAAAACGCGTGGCAGTCTGCTCTGGATCAGTTTTCCATTCCTTTTAGCTCAGAACAAATGCTGGCAATGAGTGGATGGCCAACCTTACAAACAGTTGAAAACTTGCTTGCCGATACCCATATAAAGGGGATAGATGTTCAGCAAGTGGTTGATGCTAAAGAGCTGCGTTATCACCAACTAGTGAATAGTGAAATACAGCCAACACCTTTAATTAAAGTCTATGAGCATTTTTTAGGTGAAAAGCTAATGGCTGTGGGCACTGGTGCTAGCCAGCAACAAGCTGAGATGATACTAAGCAAACTGGGTATAGCCGATAAACTGCAAGCGATTGTTGGGGCCGATTTAGTGGCAAAGCATAAGCCAGCTCCTGACACCTTCTTAAAGTGTGCAGAATTGATGCAAGCAGAACCGCAAGCATGCCTGGTATTTGAAGACGCTGATGCTGGCATAGAGGCTGCAAAGGCCGCCGGAATGGCGGTGGTTGATGTAAGAAACTTGTGGCCAGCGAACTATTTTGTTGATTAG
- a CDS encoding sodium ion-translocating decarboxylase subunit beta, with protein sequence MEGITKLWLETGLANFEPAQLVMMAVGLLLLYLAIVRKFEPLLLLPIGFGAVLANIPNAGFNDEGGLLYYVYHVGIETGVFPLLIFMGVGALTDFGALIANPRMLLLGAAAQFGIFATLFGAILLNMIPGFDFTLADASAIAIIGGADGPTAIFLASKLAPDLLGAIAVAAYSYMALVPIIQPPIMKALTSKEEREIQMEQLRPVSVREKIIFPIAVLGLTILFLPAATPLVGMFCLGNLMRESGVVDRLSKTAQNELINVVTIFLGLAVGSKLSADKFLTVETLGILGLGAVAFGIGTASGVLMAKLMSRLSGGKINPLIGAAGVSAVPMAARVVNKVGLESNPHNFLLMHAMGPNVAGVLGSAVAAGVLLSLVG encoded by the coding sequence GTGGAAGGAATTACTAAGCTATGGCTGGAGACCGGCCTAGCTAACTTCGAACCAGCACAATTAGTGATGATGGCAGTAGGTTTACTGCTGCTATATTTGGCAATTGTGCGTAAATTTGAGCCCTTATTGCTGCTACCGATTGGTTTTGGTGCTGTGCTGGCCAACATTCCAAATGCTGGGTTTAACGATGAAGGCGGTTTGCTTTACTACGTTTACCATGTAGGAATCGAGACCGGTGTTTTCCCACTACTTATCTTTATGGGTGTTGGCGCGTTAACAGACTTTGGTGCGCTTATCGCAAACCCAAGAATGTTATTGCTTGGTGCAGCGGCTCAGTTTGGTATTTTTGCGACGCTATTTGGCGCAATTCTATTAAACATGATCCCAGGCTTTGATTTTACCCTGGCTGATGCTTCTGCGATTGCAATTATTGGTGGAGCAGATGGCCCTACGGCTATCTTCCTTGCCTCTAAACTTGCACCTGATTTATTAGGTGCGATTGCGGTAGCTGCTTATTCATACATGGCACTGGTTCCAATTATTCAGCCGCCGATTATGAAGGCCTTAACCTCTAAAGAAGAACGCGAAATTCAAATGGAGCAATTGCGTCCGGTTAGCGTGCGAGAAAAGATTATTTTCCCTATCGCTGTACTTGGCTTAACCATTTTGTTCTTACCAGCGGCAACACCTCTAGTGGGTATGTTCTGTTTAGGTAACCTAATGCGTGAAAGCGGCGTGGTTGATCGTTTAAGCAAAACTGCACAAAACGAACTTATCAACGTTGTGACCATCTTCTTAGGTTTAGCGGTAGGTTCTAAGTTATCTGCTGACAAATTCTTAACTGTAGAAACGCTAGGTATTCTTGGCTTAGGTGCTGTGGCATTTGGTATTGGTACTGCTTCTGGAGTACTTATGGCTAAGTTAATGAGCCGTTTAAGTGGCGGTAAAATTAATCCATTGATTGGTGCTGCCGGTGTATCTGCGGTGCCAATGGCTGCACGTGTTGTAAATAAAGTAGGTTTAGAGTCAAACCCTCATAACTTCTTGTTAATGCATGCTATGGGACCAAACGTTGCTGGGGTACTAGGTAGTGCCGTAGCTGCGGGTGTACTGCTGTCTTTAGTTGGTTAA